The Amphiura filiformis chromosome 15, Afil_fr2py, whole genome shotgun sequence region TTCGTAGTATGATAACATTTTATTGCGAATGCCTTTTCACAATTGTCGTTTTGGCATCTGGAAACCACTCGGGCCTTATGGACAACTCCAATATACGATATCCTCAGAAGTACACAGATATAAAAGAGGTTCACAACATTAACAATGCTTTTTTAGACGCCCGAGgccagagactcccatacgacgactaaacactccaagtgagttccaatatagaagagccccgcagggcaagaaagcctaGTGACCCCTACCTGAACATCGCTGGCTTAGAAGTGTCTTCCTTAGCATCTGTTTGATCTTCTTCTTCAGGCTTTGCATCTGACAGAGCCTTCATAAATGGATGTTCGGGTGCACAACGCCTCTGATCAATTGTCTCACTACGAGCTCTTCCACGCTCACTCTTCAACTGTTGAAGGTATTGCATAGCCTTTAAGAAAACAGAGAATAAAGCAGGTTTTAGTGTTTGTTTGAATCATATATGAACCGTATTCCTTTGCACCGCTATGTTTTCATAAGAATGTGTTTCTATTTCCTGGCataataaactgggctcaaaaagaaacttataacttttcacaaggtcgtatcttaaaatcctgtccataaaaatgaaccaaaattgcacacaagaATACTTCAACACTCTACTCTAAatactggtcagtaaccaaacagttgtccaactgacacaacagcaaaatgcactgacgtggaacagcttcctggatcacattcacagcctaataattggcacccaacacaagaaatccgtgagtaagtggaatagacctgtttcttgaagaaagtgtgtgaaaagcagaagcagcccgttccacactattccacttactttttggaaataatcacctgtgtaaggatcttgtacgcattctcacagatttcttttgctgggtgccaattattcccctgtgaatgtggttcaggaagctgtcccgtgtcagtgcattttgctgtttaaAAAGGGTATTCTGTAAACATCTTTCCTGACAGaattattatcaaattcattgtACATTGTACCATCGAACGGGTCGATCGACCCGATAGTCCGATACAGTTTTCATATGTCGTGCTTTTTTGTGATTATGGCTTCGAACTAGAAAACTTGGTGGCAAAAATGCACCTTGGTCCAAAAATAGTTGTGTTCCTAAAAGGTCATCACAGGGGTCAAACTTGATCAGATTTTGTTCAAAAGCACatcaaattattcctctggtCAACACTATCATGCTATTCAGAAAACAAAAGTATACCTCTTGATTGATGAGCTAAAAATGTTCCGATAtcaaccaaaatggtctcaaattgttcatcttgCAAAAACAATTCAAGTTAAGAATAGTTTGCACAATCTAGGCTGTATCGTTACAAAGATAACATCGCCAAATATATATGTCAATGTCATTACGGTTCAATTGGTAATAATGAttgagaaaaagtatagtttggtcTATCTGTGATGTCTagttctcgagttataagcaaaagggtCAAAGGTCTTGCGATTACATATGTAAGGTGACATCCTAGATGGAGCAAACAATTCTTTATTTGgattggtaacaaaagtcataGACCATTTAATGATAATCATTTTTTTCCGGTTTTTATCCACGTGGAGCccaaattctcgctattcgcaataagggcgccgccagcggtttgcgatgtaatcgtgatgtatcatgggaaaatcgtgatgtatcatgggaaaaggtcgacatcaagtccgcgcaatacgaatattaccatgctattacatagaacacgtgacaatattttttagtttgtcaatataacggtattacacgcaaatcgatagagaaaaaattaattgtgcacatttcaaatcacattattaagtattattgagtatcgattcgcgtgtaacacctttattttgacaaactaaaaaatattgtcacgtgttcctatgtaatagcatggtaatattcgtattgcgcggacttgatgtcgaccttttcccatgatacatcacgattacatcgcaaccgctggcggcgcccttattgcgaatagcgagaattgcgacCTTTAGCCTTTTTGCTTACAGCTCGAGAGCCAATACATCTCAGATATGTCAATCCAAGCCTTTACTGAATCCTTATGATCAGAGCAATACTGTGGTGTCATTGAAATGTGACCTCTGCATGACATTCGCTCTTTTTTTGAGAAGGGTCTACAACTTAACTGAAAAGGggctacaaacatgataaagtagaCTACACCACTGCTGTCATAATCAAAAGggctacaaacatgataaagtagaCTACTGCTGTCATAATCATGTGTTATCTTACCCTCATACGTTCGTCTTTGTTGCTACCATCGCCATTCCATTGGTATATATCAAGACCATTATCCAAAATGAACACATCCCCGCCATCTAGGGAATGTTTACTTAGTGGCCTCTGAAAagaaaagtgaaataaaaaatatgatcaatacttcaaacattttatttatttatttatttacaacatgtttaccCGGTAGCCCGATTCAGCCGAAGCTGGTCTAACACCACTGAACACGGGGCCCTGCAATGGTAGAAATCATTATCACAATTTCACATTGTGAAGTTTGTGTTATTACAAAGTAAATACacataatattttgtatttttggtcTTGATCGGAGTATAAAACAAAAGGAATAGAAAATGCAAAACCAGCCGAACCTATTCCCGGCGCCACCGAACCAAAACAATCCTGAAtcgatttttagaaaaaataatgcTACACCGTATTGAGAAAACGAAGCAAATTTCTGTAGTTTTAGGTTTTCAGAGAGAAGATTTTGCCTGTATGGGTAATTCGTGATAAAAACCACGAAAGAAAGAACTGACAGAAACTAAACAACACTTGCACACTTTAAAATTATTGACAATAACACTATATACCGAACTTGGGCGCTATTCGAACGTAATGACAGAGATACGAGCGTATCCTGCGGTGATAAAGCAAAAGGGTTGGTAATGTCGATTTTCCACAACCGGAATGCTCACATGGAATGAATCACGTGAAATATATGATATGAAATGCAGTTTAGGTttataaagtaggcctacattgctccaTGTAAAGACTGAACTATATACAAAATGTTCAATATACACTAAATTGTTATATTAATGCTGTTTGCCTAGCCTATACCATTTGTATACCTATATAGTAAACGTTACAGAAAACGTTTGTAATTAAATTCCGGGTTATAGACCTGTAAGGttatttaataacattcaaaaatatttttggaaacttgcagcaaaacattctaataatttttataatattgacaaaatatttttttaaaaacattttgtagtgttttttttcatataaaacgttttaaaaccatTAAAAACTTTTTCCTGACCTTATCATGTAACCCTGCacataaatgttattgaaaatataacAATAAGCAAAACCTTTTTATAATATGTTGATAACGTTTTAAattatttgtgtgtttgctgggtaaatacTAACCTCACGCAAGGACACCAGTCTTCTCGATCCTTTAAATTGCAGTAGTCTTGGTTTGTAGTCTCTGGGCTTGACATGACGGAATCCGGTGTCGGCACCACCTTCCATTTTCCTAAAAGAGCAATGAAAATGACAGAATGTTTTGTAAGACACCGCATCAGTAAATTGATCTGATTCGTTAATTGCAATAAAATGGTACATTTAGTTTTATTCCGATCGATTTAATTCACGATGCTTGCGCTCGAGTAACACATGTATACGATTTGGTAAGGCACCGTGAGAgtatttttttggaggggggaggctgtgggggcgccagccccccgggataAAAGCActggggcggcaaaaaagaaggggtggCGGAAGATAAAGGGCGGCAAGAAGAGCTAATAAAGGAAAAAGGGCGGAGAATACGGGCGGCAATAACAATTAATAATtgaaaagggcggaaaattattGGAAACCCATGAAATAATATCTTTATGGTCGCCAACAGGGCCACCGCTCGAGGAGGTTGGTTGTAATTTGGCGGAATTTTTTTTCCTCCTACCCCACGTGATTCATGCTGGGAAAAAAGAATTATTTACCTGCTGTGGTGGCTGtgccggggtaggagcggccacggtgcGCCACTGCACTGGATACGTCAAACGAGCAAAGGTAAGAAAAACGCGCGTGTTCGCTTTTTGTGGTGTGGGCAACCTTACAGTACAGGTATTTTTGTTACGACATTCTtaattgattgactgactgaTAGATTGACCAATTAATTGATTTGATCATTATTGGTTGATCATTTGGTTGATTATTAAATTTAATGATTGATTGATACCCACGTGATAGTTGGGAAGTACGTCTTAAACATGTCGGATTCGTGGTCCATTACTTCACGATGTTGCACTGGTTTGTCATCTAAAAGTTGATCCAATTCGACTGTCTTGTAAGCCGCTGTGCCATACTCGTCCTGGGTTAACAAAAAAGAAGACATTATTCTATTAAGATTTAACCCTAAcggcctaagggcttttcggcgacgggaagggaaagaagggaggaataaacatgataaagagagaaaacaaagaaagaagttgtttgctctgggtgggactcgaacccgggacccctcgcatgccaagcactgggtcggcgactgttgggcttcgctggccagcgaagacTTCCCCCTGAGTCAATATAAAATTGTTTAGCGTGAAGTGTTATCTAgattctattgtttagcgtgcataAACACTGAGataaattatttaataattcATTTACTAATTCGTGACTTCAGACTAAGATATCATCACTGAAGGGTATAGTTTATGAAATCACAGATCCTGCTGTGACTTACAAGTTGCAACACTGGTGATTGCTGCTGGCAAGACACCAAAggcagtttttaaaaatcctatttttaatggatttttttacgtttaagggctctggtaggagcgtttggacagtatttttgtgggacatgagagcacatcagacttatcaaattgcattctgaatacgaagaatgtccttctgatatcaattttttttttttaattcgcgatataatacaaattttatgacaaattattaaacttgatatttttgttaatttttgataattatataacagtcctcgaagtaacctttataaatctaatgatatgtatatacttttaaagtgtatgtagctgggatgaaaagccgacgatcaattgaaaattttgacctttcatattattgatatacatttttttcccaaaaagacctaattttttttggggtgttttggggggaaattccatatcttcaatacgagaggtcaaaattttcaattgatcgtcggcttttcatcccagctaaataggcctacacttagttaaagtacatatcattagatttataaagtctactTCGAGGTCTGTTAAATAtcgaaaatattaattttaatcatttgccataaaatgtgtattatatcgcgaatttcaaaaaatcaaaattatttgatatcagaaggacattcttcgtattcagaatgcaattcgatatgcctgatgtgctctcaggccccacaaaaaatacgtgaaaacgtcgctatccgagcccttaataggATTAATTTCTATCTATGAAGGCGAGGTATTAATCGAATTCTTTCCAGGGACTTAAGTTTCAGGAAGCAGTATAAGAAAGCCGTGTAAATCACTTACTTGCGTGGAATCTGCGCCAATCCAAAAGTGAAGATCGTAATGAAGCTCATCGCTGTCTTTCTTTTTCTGAAATAATGATATAAAGAGGACAATACATTATTGTCCTTATCATTTCTCAAATGATGAAAACAGTTTAGTGGAAATAAAGCAATATGACTTTAGCATTCACACCAATGACCCCAGTGGAAATAAGCCCTTTTTAGGGCTTTTTTGGGCAATTGTATGTTATTTTTTACAAATATGTTGTGCAGTGTATTTTATTGTACTTTTTACATATGTTCTGCTCTGATGAATTGTATTTATGTGTTTGATTGCCAAATAAAACTAAGCTAAATCCGTTTCATCACAGatagttccaatatctgtggtttcatGCTTTTTAGCTCACCTATTCGTGACCATGCATGGTAAAGCAAAAAAGTTGGCATTCTTGATGACGAGATTTAACAAGCCTTGCTCATGAATGCTGTTCTGATATTTCAGCTACCTATTTGATGTGACACAGAGAATCCCTCCCCATCCTCCCCCAGTATCCGGTCAAACACCTCCCCTTCCCTCCCCCTATCCCTTTAATATTCAGATGTCAAAGTGCTGAAATGAACATTGAATTAACAGGTTTAAGGAAAGTGGCAATTTACGTAAAAGAactctcactaggatccacaacatgctcatctatcaaggcacagttctttaaccccaatacatttgcacattcattgaatgacctttgaaaatttgggtacaaaaattcatactctgaaacttgaagtcaaattttgcactatgattgtttaattgaggttattgaactatgccattgggatgaggccattgtggtccatagtggctTACGAAGTGACGTGTGCCAAGATCCGTCACTCACtccctctctttctttccctctcaAGTTCTCAACATTTCCTTTAAATTCGATTTTATGCTAGTTCAATAGTCCGACTTATTATTTTTTGCAGGTGTAATTTCCCGTCAAACTTTGCGTGATCCCGGTAACTTATCTTGCGAGAATCAAGTAAAGTTATGCTTGTAGAAATTAAATAGTCATAATTTTAGGAGAATCAATTGTGATTCTCGTAAACTAAGTTCAGGAGAATTGTTGCaagaatcgattctctgattctCGTCGAATTTGCAGCATTCTGTATCCTGCAGTAGATGTTTTCCGAATTAACTATatttctttcttccatgatttcaGCAAGTcatcgtgtttgtttgtttgtttgtttgtttgtttttgtttttttaatacgtAGGCCTATATGACACGGAAACCACAAGACATGATTGAAGTCTTTAGTATCTCTGAACGcattaaaaaaataacacacattttaaaatcaaaCTACTGTAGTAAAGAAACATTCTCTTTAAAAGGGAAAGGACATACATGTATGATACATGCTGTATATTATTCGATGATTATAGACTTGATAATCAATGTGactaaaacttataatttttcacaaggtcatatcttaaaatcctgtccataaaaatgagccaaaattgcacacaggattacttcaatactctactctaaacactggtcagtaaccaacagctgtccaactgacacaacagcaaaatgcaatgacattgaacagcttcctggaccacatgcacagcccaataattggcatcctacacaagaaatctgtgagtaagcaggtaagtggaatagtgtggaacaagacctgtttcttgaagaaagtgtgtgaaaagcagaagcagcctgTTCCAcactctcacagatttcttttgccgtgtgccaattattcgcctgtgaatgtggtccaggaggcaattccatgtcagtgcattttgctgttgtgtcagtttgatatctgcttggttactgacatgtgtttagagtagagtattgaagtaatcctgtgtgtaattttggttcattttgatctGTTGATGGACAAGATTTgaagatatgaccatgtgaaaacttataagtttctttttgagctcagtttatgacAGCGCGAGCGTCTTTGATTGATGCATATTTTGCAGCAGTTGACATAACGCATCATAAAAATGATATGATGATACATACATTGAGGATTCAACAACCGACCACATCTCACGGATATGATTTATAAGCATCAATTTATATTTATGTAATACACAGATCGtggattccaggatctgtggtaatGAATAAGCAAAATGATACCCGGCATCATTTACAGCTTGGTCATTATTTTGGTATTTATTTTAGGGCGGATATGCGGAGGTATCATTGTAAATAGCTACAAATACAGTTGATGTATGGCCGGCAATTATGTTAGCGTCTTTGGTGATTATGAATCGCCCCCATGAATaaatagtacagggtgtccctgaaagaactgtatcgtcggaaactgatattttaacgcataaaccaaacataactaaataactgatgtgttTGAGGGATAAGCTATCACGTACTTTTGACAATTGACAGCtcccgtttttgaaataaaagaattttacgaaactacctcattttcagcccgttccacgtgcatctatcaatgacaatagacgccttaTGCGCTGATGATGCCCAGTGATTAGCACGCCGAATACAgataatatttgaatccgtggaaaggattgaaaatgagggagtttcataaaattttatatttcacgaacggtgtggtcaattgtcaaaattcaaaaagtatgtgacagctgatatattcctcaaccacaccagttatttaattatgtttagttgtggcaataaaatacccaaataattaagtttccgacgatacagttctttcagtgaCACACTATAATTGGTGAGTTGTGCCGAAGTTTCCAAacttataagggacgcaccattagacttcaagggaggGTGGAGGAAGTTgcatgcatttatacagttaggtagggttttttggtatttttagtgttggtagggaaagttttttttttgctcatgtagtggggaaagtttttttcttcaaaaacttcctcctccccccttgaagtctaatggtgcgtccctaatgaaGTACGAACAAAGAGATGCACAGAACGAGACAACCCTATCCATCTTgcatatcactaggatccacaacatgctcatctatcagggcacagttctttaaccccaatacatttgcacattcattgaatgacctttgaaaatttgggtacaaaaactcatactcagtaacttgaggtcaaattttgcatgatTGTTAAATTGATcgggttattggactatgccactgggatgaggccattgtggtccatagtgcctaTCCATCTTGCATATATCTTACATATGTTTTCAGGATGATATATGAGTCACCGTTATAAAATTTGCCATAGTCATCTCTGGGCCAGGCTACAACTTTGAACTTGACAATACGCCAGATTTGAAGACCGGGTTTCTTGCCGGCGTCTTTCCATGCTAATTCTGTCTTGGCGGCATCTTTCTTGACTTGTTTTTCGACATCTGAGCCGAAGAGGGCAAGGTTCGAATCCTTCCAGTTGTACTTCTTAGCCTTGATCATCTTGTGAGTTGAAGTGATCTGAAAGAAACAAAATCATAAACTATAAAAACATTTGACACTCCGTAAACTTATAAGCCTATAGGAATAGAAAAATACTAATTTTCGTCGGTAGAGAAACGGccttcaggcccgtagccaggattattTTTGggagggggtgctgattttgaataaatgttgGGACGTTTTGTATACTTTTGTAAAAAGTTTGTTGGGGTGCGTCGCTCTGGACGCCTTCTAAGTTTCACGCTTTGCTTTGTAGGCATAACGATTAGCACTggcctaattttgtgtaaatatGCTCCCAATTTTAATAAagtttttaattttgtaaaaatcttttacgagttattctacaaaatcgTAGAGGGAACTTAGAACTTGTGAAACCTTTGCGTATGGATCATAGGGTAGTTCAGAACTGGTGAGAGCAtatgcgtagatccggggggatgggggataaatcccccaatattttgccaggggggatggtgcatacaatcatccccccaatgttgacgcctgtatgtgggattttgaccaaattaacctcatatttggccactttagcccccaaagtgcaaatttttcgcgcttcgtgcgaatttattccacttttcatgctttttgcaccatttcatcactttagcttcaatatggctaccaaaatattttctaccaaaaggtgctgcattcactgtacttcaagaaattttccacCCCCCATGTCAAATAgaaaaatctacgccactgggtgAGAGTCCCCTCAATGTCCCATATGAGGGTTTTAGCAGAACTCTTGCGAAGAGCTACTTTTGTGACAGTTTTGTTGGTGTGTCATATTATTGTGTAGGTGCATGTGGTAAGAATATCAGGCACAGATATGACATGTATGATTATCTCGTAATTCGACTGAATGATAACTATATCATTCCATGAGTAAATCACATAACCTTGTACAAACTTGACATTTTCATTTGTTATATAATGATCAGCTAcattaataataaaagaaatatgtATCATGCATATATGGCCGATGACATTCAACATAAATAATTGTACAAACATAAATTAGGCCTATCTGTCGCGATTCAGATCAGTGTTGTGATTCATTAGGTTGGTATTGGTTGATACCATCTATTATTTTAACACTTGACATTCCATTTATACAGGGTATCTCAATAAAAACACTACCCAACTTTGAAACCtttttcttcatttatttatagTTAATGGCCAGGATTTTTACATGATTCTTAATCTACCGAAAATGTTAAACTGCCAATATATGCCTaaacaaacattttcaaagaCAATAGAACTTCAGAATATGTAAAAATATTGATCACAGATTATAACTAAAGGCCAGGATCATAACAGTTAGGTAGTGTTTTTATTGAGACACTCTGTATGGCACCCGGGATATATAGGCAATATAGCACAAACTTTTCAGAAAATCAAATGGGACCTTATTTTTAGGCTTAATAAACTATCACTATAGGCATACCCCTTTCTCTTTTAATCTTCAAGATCAAGGTATACAACGTCAAACCAAAATAAATTTTTAAGCAATATCAATATTGGTTTCGATACGGTATAAACGTGCATGTATATGAGCTTACATGTTGTGACCTATATTACATGTATCCCAATTAGTGAATAGGTTTAAACCCGGGGTTTTAATATACGTACACGTGTACATAATATTGAATTACTGACGATCAGAGACTGGCTACCAGCCTTACAGATTTCATTCATTACGCACACCCTGATCTCAGCAAGACTTTCCACCAACGGACGAATGCACCatttgtcttaaattacaacGTTAATTTACGTGATCAATATTTTCAACACGATTGGCCTACTTTATAAACAAAAAGGCAAAcatttcaaacaaaaggcatcgCGATTTTAGGTATCAGATTTTGGTATATAGGAAATATGGtgacaaaacaaaaggaaatttcGCACAACGTAGTATTCAACATTGAACATTACAAAGACGTAAAAAAATCGACCTTAATTAACTATCCttaacttcttcttttttttaaccaGACAATTAGAGAATTTAACAAAGACCGTTGTGCACCCAATTAACGCATTGACCTCCGATCTTAAGTAAgtcatcttctgaagataacccttGGTACGATTCCAGCTCATGACCATATATAGGAAAGCTTAATGGCATGCCAACTACGTTCCTCACTAGCATCACTGGTAGAATCAAGACCTTGGCTGGCAACATATCGCGCCCATGCAAGCAGCACATCAAGATATCTTCAAGCAATTTTTTTTATCAGCTGTTTTACTTGGTTCTTATACTCTTAAGGTGACGTTGCCCAAGAGACCATTTTCACTCATTTGAAAAATACTAGACTAACACTGCCAggagcattatcatgattataccatgtatacccaTTGTTGTAGTATCAACCCTTTATGATAGTTCATTTAATATTAAAGTAACTGTATTTTATGCACTTAAAAATcctgatttttatttattatgatttatttatttatttatttatttatttatttatttatttatttatttatttatttatttatttatttatttatttatttatttatttatttatttatttatttatttatttatttatttatttatttattttattaccatGATTGATGAATAACAATGATTAAAAGTAGAAGTTTGTGGTGGCCTACCCCTATGATATTTGTTTGACCAATTTTCATGAACTATATACAAGAACTAAAAATgcagcatcccagcaaacacaaaacgttttcgagtcgcaaagggttataaaaggttgccagaaaatgtttaaatgtcgggtgatatataaagggtatataaaacgttttcataatattcaaaaacatttgttgataacataggcctactgcaaatattataacataatgttatttaagtattgacaaaatagtggcaaaatatgtttgtaaaatattacaataatatttttaaaacattgttgtatagtgtgttttcatacaaaaatttttttaaacgtttCCATGAGTGACctagttattaaaacgttttatctaaACAAAACcccgtgtttaaaacgttttaaaaatatttgtgtgtttgctgggagggtcGACATTTCTTTAGAACAGTAGAATAATACATTGCTGTTTACAGTGGGTCATTCCAGAATATATTAAAGCTCGTGTTAAAGTGTTTGTAACGAAATAAATACTTTTAGTAATTGCAATGGCAAGCCTAATTCCGACTGCATCAAATATCAATTGTTCATGGAAAAAGTTTGGCATTAAATTGAAAGGGGTGTATGAAGACTCACGAAATTCTCAAAAACATTGGCATGTGAAAATGTGTTGGGATGAATGATATTttgtgtgaaaataaaaaaaggttaTTTTGTTGGAAGTTGTCTGTTTAGAATGGCTTTTAGAACCCGGATCTCCGATGAGTGAGTTTCTGTTAGACTTTGAAAAAAATGTCTAGAATTCGAAATCCCTTCTGCTATGttctaagggagcgatcgttattt contains the following coding sequences:
- the LOC140171755 gene encoding gelsolin-like protein 2, whose product is MIKAKKYNWKDSNLALFGSDVEKQVKKDAAKTELAWKDAGKKPGLQIWRIVKFKVVAWPRDDYGKFYNGDSYIILKTYKKKDSDELHYDLHFWIGADSTQDEYGTAAYKTVELDQLLDDKPVQHREVMDHESDMFKTYFPTITKMEGGADTGFRHVKPRDYKPRLLQFKGSRRLVSLRERPLSKHSLDGGDVFILDNGLDIYQWNGDGSNKDERMRAMQYLQQLKSERGRARSETIDQRRCAPEHPFMKALSDAKPEEEDQTDAKEDTSKPAMFRLRHEANKLTFSQVAEGDLPKAKLDNNFVFVVDTKKELYVWIGRGANKMERQNAMAYAHNYLRTTGHPFIPIACINEAREPDAFWKVLV